The proteins below come from a single Eremothecium sinecaudum strain ATCC 58844 chromosome II, complete sequence genomic window:
- a CDS encoding 40S ribosomal protein eS10 (Syntenic homolog of Ashbya gossypii AFR569W; Syntenic homolog of Saccharomyces cerevisiae YOR293W (RPS10A) and YMR230W (RPS10B); 1-intron in Ashbya gossypii), whose translation MLIPKQERTKIHRKLFQDGVLVAKKDFNQPKHDEIDTKNLYVIKALQSLTSRGYVKTQFSWQYYYYTLTEEGVEYLRSYLGLPEQVVPGTHLAARSQVQRPQRRY comes from the exons ATGTTGATTCCAAAGCAAGAAAGAACAAAGATTCACAGAAAGTTGTTTCAAG ATGGTGTTCTAGTCGCTAAGAAAGACTTCAACCAACCAAAGCACGACGAAATTGACACCAAGAACTTGTATGTCATCAAGGCTTTGCAATCTTTGACTTCCAGGGGTTACGTCAAGACTCAATTCTCTTGGCaatactactactacacCTTGACTGAAGAAGGTGTTGAATACTTGAGAAGCTACTTGGGTCTACCAGAACAAGTTGTTCCAGGTACTCACTTGGCTGCCAGATCTCAAGTTCAAAGACCACAAAGAAGATACTAA
- a CDS encoding uncharacterized protein (Syntenic homolog of Ashbya gossypii AFR568C; Syntenic homolog of Saccharomyces cerevisiae YOR292C) — MVLQLRDDGNVVSNRDVLKRIPLVHCAVLVTWLFILVKITRVYGSLYEKSALIATYCSNMLLFGLSDALAQTIACVGAREIDPVPRVINDAAQQLQRQFRTQEPEDISDDDFSVFNDYGPHDLQIEAFDSDGGLAPNTDSFGGTIRDIGFGMRFNFYRWLCFMIWGWFISNFQVPWYKLLNYIYSEDPTLIQVLKRVLTDQLLYSPLSLYGFFLYSNYIIEHGNEETFTHKIEKLYLSTLGCNYIVWPAVQFINFLVMPKRFQVPFSSSIGVLWNCFLSMRTAATR, encoded by the coding sequence ATGGTATTACAGTTACGGGACGATGGTAATGTGGTATCAAACCGCGATGTGTTGAAAAGGATACCGTTGGTTCATTGTGCGGTGCTGGTAACATGGCTGTTCATTTTGGTTAAGATCACAAGAGTATACGGATCTTTGTATGAGAAGTCGGCGCTAATAGCGACTTATTGCTCTAATATGCTGTTATTTGGGCTTTCTGATGCTTTGGCCCAGACTATTGCATGTGTTGGAGCGCGTGAGATTGATCCCGTTCCCCGAGTGATAAATGATGCAGCTCAACAGCTGCAGAGGCAGTTTAGAACACAAGAACCGGAGGACATttctgatgatgattttTCTGTGTTTAATGATTACGGTCCTCATGACCTACAAATTGAGGCTTTTGATTCGGATGGTGGCCTGGCGCCTAATACAGATTCATTTGGTGGGACTATTAGAGACATTGGGTTTGGTATGAGATTTAACTTCTATAGATGGCTCTGTTTTATGATATGGGGATGGTTTATTTCGAACTTTCAGGTGCCATGGTATAAACTGCTTAACTATATATATTCTGAGGACCCCACGTTAATACAAGTGCTGAAGAGAGTGCTCACGGATCAACTGCTTTATTCGCCGTTGTCGCTCTATGGGTTTTTCCTGTATTCTAATTACATCATTGAACATGGAAACGAGGAGACCTTCACGCATAAAATAGAGAAGTTATATCTGAGTACGCTTGGTTGCAATTATATCGTGTGGCCTGCTGTACAGTTTATTAACTTTTTGGTCATGCCGAAACGCTTCCAGGTTCCTTTCAGCTCATCTATCGGTGTTTTATGGAACTGCTTCCTATCTATGCGTACAGCGGCAACACGTTAA